Genomic window (Pyramidobacter piscolens W5455):
CTATGACAAAGTCACGCCCAATCCGACCGTTGACGGCATCGACGAAGCGGTCGCGCTCGGCAAGGGGATCGGTGCCACGGCGGTGTTCGGCATCGGCGGAGGCAGTCCCATCGACACGGCCAAGAGCGCGGCAATCCTGTTGGAATACGCCGACAAAAACGCCCGCGACCTGTACGAGTACCGCTTCACGCCCGACAAGGCCAAACCGATCGTGGCCGTCAACCTGACCCACGGCATGGGCACCGAGGTAGATCGCTTCGCCGTGGCTTCGATCCTCGAAAAGGACTTCAAGCCCGCCATCGCCTACGACTGCATCTATCCCACCTACGCCATCGACGATCCGGCGCTGATGACGGGGCTGGGCGCCAATCAGACCCGCTATGTCTCCATCGACGCCGTCAATCACGTCGTCGAAGCTGCGACCACGAAGTTGTTCGCCTCGCCCTACACGATCCTGCTGGCGGAGGAGACGGTGCGCCTCGTCGACAAGTACCTGCCCCGCGCCGTCGCCAACCCGAACGACCTCAAGGCCCGCTACTACCTGCTCTACGCTTCGATGATCGCCGGCATCTCGTTCGACAACGGCATGCTGCACCTCACCCACGGGCTGGAGCATCCGCTTTCGGCCATCAAGCCCACGCTCACGCACGGCCTGGGGCTGGCCATGATCCTGCCCGTCGTCGAGGCTTGCTGGCCCGCTGTCTCCGAGACGCTGACCGACGTGCCGCGTCCGAT
Coding sequences:
- a CDS encoding iron-containing alcohol dehydrogenase; this encodes MEKNININEVKTIISRTTCYLGVGAIARVDGICKALADKGVKNVLVVSGRGSYKATGAWNHVVKAFAAHKINYVLYDKVTPNPTVDGIDEAVALGKGIGATAVFGIGGGSPIDTAKSAAILLEYADKNARDLYEYRFTPDKAKPIVAVNLTHGMGTEVDRFAVASILEKDFKPAIAYDCIYPTYAIDDPALMTGLGANQTRYVSIDAVNHVVEAATTKLFASPYTILLAEETVRLVDKYLPRAVANPNDLKARYYLLYASMIAGISFDNGMLHLTHGLEHPLSAIKPTLTHGLGLAMILPVVEACWPAVSETLTDVPRPMLPGNITADPANAAVAADAVEQWLFKMGVAEKLADMGYTESDVDKLVRLTRETPSLGGLLGLAPVPATAEVVAKIYRDSLKPRH